A genome region from Prionailurus bengalensis isolate Pbe53 chromosome B4, Fcat_Pben_1.1_paternal_pri, whole genome shotgun sequence includes the following:
- the LOC122473431 gene encoding keratin, type II cuticular Hb1-like, translating to MEAAGGPARFDSRLDEARGPTSKLVNALAARSRRPGGPRYKAQRGPRAPATRRRRHRRTMSCLSNGLAAPCGVRAFSCASACGPRPGRCCITAAPYRGVSCYRGLTGGFGSHSVCGGFRAGSCGRTFGYRSGGVCGPSPPCITSVSVNESLLTPLNLEIDPNAQCVKHEEKEQIKCLNSRFAAFIDKVRFLEQQNKLLETKWQFYQNRKCCESNLEPLFEGYIETLRREAECVEADSGRLASELNHVQEVLEGYKKKYEEEVALRATAENEFVALKKDVDCAYLRKSDLEANAEALTEEINFLRRLYEEEIRVLHAHISDTSVIVKMDNSRDLNMDCIVAEIKAQYDDIASRSRAEAESWYRSKCEEMKATVIRHGETLRRTKEEINELNRMIQRLTAEVENAKCQNTKLETAVTQAEQQGEAALSDARCKLAELEAALQKAKQDMACLVKEYQEVMNSKLGLDIEIATYRRLLEGEEQRLCEGVGAINVCVSSSRGGVVCGDLCVSGSRPVTGSACSAPCSGNLAVSTGMCAPCGQKCSGSSLVRFA from the exons ATGGAGGCGGCCGGCGGCCCGGCCCGCTTTGATTCCCGCCTCGACGAGGCGCGCGGGCCAACCTCCAAGCTCGTAAACGCGTTGGCCGCGCGCTCCCGCCGGCCCGGTGGGCCCCGATATAAGGCGCAGCGCGGGCCCCGGGCTCCAGccacccgccgccgccgccaccgccgcacCATGTCCTGCCTCTCCAACGGCCTCGCCGCCCCCTGCGGGGTCCGCGCCTTCAGCTGCGCCTCGGCCTGCGGGCCCCGGCCTGGGCGCTGCTGCATCACCGCCGCCCCCTACCGCGGCGTCTCCTGCTATCGCGGCCTCACCGGCGGCTTCGGAAGCCACAGCGTCTGCGGCGGCTTCCGCGCCGGCTCCTGCGGCCGCACCTTCGGCTACCGCTCCGGCGGCGTGTGCGGCCCCAGCCCGCCCTGCATCACCAGCGTGTCGGTCAACGAGAGCCTCCTCACGCCCCTCAACCTGGAGATCGACCCCAATGCGCAGTGTGTGAAGCACGAGGAGAAGGAGCAGATCAAGTGTCTCAACAGCAGGTTCGCAGCCTTCATCGACAAG GTGCGCTTCCTGGAGCAGCAGAACAAGCTTCTGGAGACCAAGTGGCAGTTCTACCAGAACCGCAAGTGCTGCGAGAGCAACCTGGAGCCCCTGTTCGAGGGCTACATCGAGACGCTGAGGCGGGAGGCCGAGTGCGTGGAGGCCGACAGCGGGAGGCTGGCCTCGGAGCTCAACCACGTGCAGGAGGTGCTGGAGGGCTACAAGAAGAA GTATGAAGAGGAGGTGGCACTAAGGGCCACCGCCGAGAATGAATTTGTGGCCCTGAAGAAG GACGTGGACTGTGCCTACCTCCGCAAGTCAGACCTAGAGGCCAACGCAGAGGCCCTGACTGAGGAGATCAACTTCCTGCGGCGCCTGTATGAGGAG GAGATCCGCGTCCTCCACGCCCACATCTCAGACACCTCGGTCATTGTCAAGATGGACAACAGCCGGGACCTGAACATGGACTGCATTGTGGCCGAGATCAAGGCTCAGTATGACGACATAGCCAGCCGCAGCCGGGCTGAGGCTGAGTCCTGGTACCGCAGCAAG TGCGAGGAGATGAAGGCCACAGTGATCCGGCACGGGGAGACCCTGCGCCGCACCAAGGAGGAGATCAATGAGCTGAACCGCATGATCCAGAGGCTGACCGCCGAGGTCGAGAATGCCAAGTGTCAG AACACCAAGCTGGAGACCGCGGTGACCCAGGCTGAGCAGCAGGGCGAGGCGGCCCTGAGCGATGCCCGCTGCAAGCTGGCCGAGCTGGAGGCCGCCCTGCAGAAGGCCAAGCAGGACATGGCCTGCCTGGTCAAGGAGTACCAGGAGGTGATGAACTCCAAGCTGGGCCTGGACATCGAGATCGCCACCTACAGGCGGCTGCTGGAGGGCGAGGAGCAGAG GTTGTGTGAAGGCGTTGGTGCTATAAATGTCT GCGTCAGCAGCTCCCGGGGCGGGGTTGTCTGCGGGGACCTCTGCGTGTCTGGCTCGCGGCCAGTGACCGGCAGCGCGTGCAGCGCCCCCTGCAGCGGGAACCTGGCGGTGAGCACCGGAATGTGCGCGCCCTGCGGCCAGAAGTGCAGCGGCAGCTCCTTGGTGCGGTTCGCGTAG